A stretch of Portunus trituberculatus isolate SZX2019 chromosome 48, ASM1759143v1, whole genome shotgun sequence DNA encodes these proteins:
- the LOC123498652 gene encoding uncharacterized protein LOC123498652, with protein sequence MASTQRYKQEQVEKAVELVRSKQMSLNAASKTFGIPYATLGDKVRGRRPMQPAPKTVLSMEEEKKLVDWLIEVSKRGFGRTKDDLKDMVKTILDDREERTVFKNNRPGKDWMRAFFKRHPEIRERIGQPLGRERAIVTKDALGEWFQQMKHYLDTIDPTLLTSPDRIFNADESGFNICPKTKKIISMTGAKHVYSVTSGKRQQVTMLACSSAMGQYLPPLLIFPYTRDPRFNALEGFEEAFFQKTPNGWITEVVFLSFLRDIFIPKLGEKRPVVLFVDGHSSHHSWQSARCVTRMVSSFTA encoded by the coding sequence ATGGCATCAACACAGCGGTACAAACAAGAACAAGTGGAGAAAGCTGTGGAGCTGGTAAGATCTAAACAGATGTCCCTGAATGCCGCCTCCAAAACTTTTGGTATCCCTTACGCCACCCTTGGGGATAAGGTCAGGGGAAGAAGACCTATGCAGCCTGCTCCCAAAACAGTTCTgtcaatggaagaggagaagaagctaGTAGATTGGCTGATTGAAGTGTCTAAACGAGGTTTTGGACGGACCAAAGACGACCTCAAAGACATGGTGAAAACCATTCTCGATGATAGGGAAGAGAGGACTGTCTTCAAAAACAACCGCCCTGGAAAGGATTGGATGCGAGCCTTTTTCAAGAGGCATCCAGAGATACGGGAAAGAATTGGACAACCACTTGGCCGTGAGAGAGCAATTGTGACAAAGGATGCTCTAGGTGAATGGTTTCAGCAAATGAAACATTACCTGGACACCATCGATCCCACTTTGTTGACCTCTCCTGACCGGATCTTTAATGCTGATGAAAGTGGTTTTAATATATGtccaaagacaaagaaaatcatCAGCATGACAGGAGCAAAACACGTCTACTCTGTCACAAGTGGCAAACGGCAGCAAGTGACAATGTTGGCCTGCTCCTCTGCCATGGGGCAGTACCTTCCACCGCTGCTGATCTTTCCCTACACCAGAGATCCTCGCTTCAATGCGTTGGAAGGTTTTGAAGAGGCTTTTTTTCAAAAAACTCCAAATGGTTGGATCACTGAGGTGGTCTTTCTTAGCTTTCTGAGGGACATTTTCATTCCCAAATTGGGAGAAAAGCGACCAGTGGTGCTGTTTGTGGACGGCCATTCCAGCCATCATTCCTGGCAATCTGCACGCTGTGTAACGAGAATGGTGTCATCCTTTACTGCCTGA